One Amycolatopsis sp. NBC_00355 genomic window carries:
- a CDS encoding TetR/AcrR family transcriptional regulator, with amino-acid sequence MTDTPGPAPGLRADARRNQERILDAARAVISEQGSEFGVNDVALRADVGLRTVYRRFAGREDLISAVFEQYVTAEVQPVVEAATAHPDPWRALADGLEATVVTVAANSALLTAARDTALVTRATAEGFVKPLSRALERAQAAGVARPDLDSSDFPSLIAMVVATMLAVPDLETAQPARWRRYLALLLEGCRASEAGGVLPLL; translated from the coding sequence ATGACTGACACGCCCGGACCGGCGCCAGGCCTGCGGGCCGACGCGCGCCGCAACCAGGAGCGGATCCTCGACGCGGCGCGTGCGGTGATCAGCGAACAGGGGTCCGAGTTCGGGGTCAACGACGTCGCGCTTCGGGCCGATGTCGGGCTGCGCACGGTTTACCGGCGCTTCGCCGGGCGTGAAGACTTGATCAGCGCGGTATTCGAGCAGTACGTCACCGCCGAGGTGCAGCCCGTCGTCGAGGCCGCGACTGCCCATCCGGACCCGTGGCGGGCGCTGGCCGACGGTCTGGAGGCCACAGTCGTCACCGTAGCGGCCAACTCCGCGCTGCTGACCGCGGCGCGGGACACCGCGCTGGTCACCCGGGCCACGGCCGAGGGTTTCGTCAAGCCGTTGAGCCGGGCGCTGGAGCGGGCGCAGGCGGCCGGGGTCGCGCGCCCGGATCTGGACTCGAGCGACTTTCCGTCGCTCATCGCCATGGTCGTGGCGACGATGCTCGCCGTGCCCGACCTGGAGACCGCGCAGCCCGCGCGCTGGCGCCGGTACCTCGCGCTGCTCCTGGAGGGATGTCGGGCGAGCGAGGCCGGCGGTGTGCTTCCTCTGCTCTGA
- a CDS encoding helix-turn-helix transcriptional regulator translates to MGQRSTSHASAKRDDLGDFLRSRRAALSPARVGLAPGRRRRTPGLRRDEVAQLANMSANYYERLERGCGPQPSTAILGGLAEALRLDPAERDYLYRLTGHVAPRLLRSGEAVDVDEGLRSLLAAVDALCPAFITDDLGSVLAQNELHVALFGSFAGRPGWERNMIWRWFTAPGWRAALSPAAQHEMTGQAYVADLRAIIADHDRGSAAAALVRSLRAASAEFARMWDEHRVSAPACSTLDVQDGRVGRLEFDCAVAIGALSRQRLITLHAIPGTGTRERLRLLAESLTGGQSDG, encoded by the coding sequence ATGGGGCAGCGATCCACCAGTCATGCGTCGGCCAAGCGTGACGACCTGGGGGACTTTCTGCGCAGCCGGCGGGCGGCGCTGTCTCCGGCGCGGGTCGGATTGGCGCCCGGCCGGCGCCGCCGCACCCCGGGGCTGCGCCGGGACGAGGTCGCGCAGCTGGCGAACATGTCGGCGAACTACTACGAGCGGCTGGAGCGCGGGTGCGGGCCGCAGCCGTCGACCGCCATCCTCGGCGGCCTGGCCGAGGCGCTCCGGCTCGACCCCGCCGAGCGGGACTATCTGTACCGGCTGACCGGGCACGTCGCCCCTCGTCTGCTGCGGTCCGGTGAGGCGGTGGACGTCGACGAGGGGCTGCGGTCGCTACTCGCGGCGGTGGACGCCCTGTGCCCCGCGTTCATCACCGATGATCTCGGCTCCGTGCTGGCGCAGAACGAGCTGCACGTCGCATTGTTCGGCTCCTTCGCCGGCCGGCCCGGCTGGGAGCGGAACATGATCTGGCGCTGGTTCACCGCACCCGGCTGGCGGGCGGCACTCAGCCCGGCGGCTCAACACGAGATGACCGGTCAGGCGTACGTAGCGGACCTGCGCGCGATCATCGCCGACCACGACCGTGGTTCAGCCGCCGCGGCGCTCGTGCGTTCGTTGCGAGCGGCCTCCGCCGAATTCGCCCGGATGTGGGACGAGCACCGGGTGTCGGCCCCGGCCTGCTCGACCCTGGACGTTCAGGACGGCCGCGTCGGCCGCCTGGAGTTCGACTGCGCCGTCGCTATCGGCGCACTGTCGCGCCAGCGGCTCATCACCCTGCACGCCATCCCCGGCACCGGCACCCGCGAGCGACTGCGGCTTCTCGCTGAGTCGCTGACCGGCGGTCAGAGCGACGGCTGA
- a CDS encoding antibiotic biosynthesis monooxygenase family protein has product MLDDSTDNYDGPVTVIGLFPVAAAEQDELVKAIGDTGQIMRAQRGFLGSAVYASLDGTRVFICSRWTSVTELHAAREDPVGREYADRMFAIATPDPTVCVLRSELQPSL; this is encoded by the coding sequence ATGCTTGACGACAGCACAGACAACTACGACGGCCCGGTAACCGTGATCGGCCTCTTCCCGGTCGCGGCGGCCGAACAGGACGAGCTCGTGAAGGCGATCGGCGACACCGGGCAGATCATGCGGGCACAGCGGGGATTCCTCGGTTCGGCGGTCTACGCCAGCCTGGACGGTACCCGCGTCTTCATCTGCTCGCGATGGACCAGCGTCACCGAACTCCACGCCGCCCGCGAGGACCCGGTAGGTAGGGAATACGCCGATCGCATGTTCGCGATCGCGACGCCGGACCCGACAGTGTGCGTCCTCCGGTCGGAGCTTCAGCCGTCGCTCTGA
- a CDS encoding helix-turn-helix transcriptional regulator encodes MATKSELGRFLQTRRAQLQPADVGLPMYDERRRVPGLRRDELAQLAGVSESYYTRLEQGQSLNASPEVLDALARALRLDETERRHLHDLAGTARQSGKGRTRRPAPERVNAATRQLLDSLGDTPAVVLGRYSDMLAWNPLGHALFAGHLDPRSPDQPGRRPNSARMVFLDAHVRDLYDDWPKKARDVVGKLRFAVGQYPDDPVLAELIGELVMHSKEFTTLWSEHRVRDWDIATHRMHHPLVGPVDVLQQAMPLPDGRGQRIVIVTTEPDSASRAALTLLAQLTTPEAGERESNPRPVAGQSPRR; translated from the coding sequence ATGGCCACCAAGTCGGAGCTCGGACGGTTCCTGCAGACACGCCGGGCGCAGCTGCAGCCCGCGGACGTCGGACTGCCGATGTACGACGAGCGGCGGCGGGTGCCGGGCCTGCGTCGCGACGAACTCGCCCAGCTGGCGGGGGTGAGCGAGTCGTACTACACCCGCCTCGAGCAGGGCCAGTCGCTCAACGCGTCACCCGAGGTGCTTGACGCGCTTGCCCGCGCGCTGCGGCTGGACGAAACCGAACGGCGCCACCTGCACGACCTCGCCGGCACCGCGCGGCAGAGCGGCAAGGGCCGGACTCGCCGGCCGGCACCGGAACGGGTGAACGCGGCCACCCGGCAACTGCTCGACTCCCTCGGCGACACCCCGGCCGTCGTCCTCGGCCGCTACAGCGACATGCTCGCCTGGAACCCCCTCGGACACGCGTTGTTCGCCGGCCACCTCGACCCGCGCAGCCCCGACCAGCCGGGCCGGCGCCCGAACAGCGCGCGCATGGTGTTCCTCGACGCCCACGTCCGCGACCTCTACGACGACTGGCCGAAAAAAGCCCGCGACGTGGTGGGGAAGCTGCGCTTCGCCGTCGGCCAGTACCCGGACGACCCGGTGCTGGCCGAGCTGATCGGCGAACTGGTCATGCACAGCAAGGAGTTCACCACCCTGTGGTCGGAGCACCGGGTCCGGGACTGGGACATCGCGACGCACCGGATGCACCATCCCCTGGTCGGCCCGGTGGACGTTCTCCAGCAGGCGATGCCGCTCCCGGACGGGCGCGGGCAGCGGATCGTCATCGTCACCACCGAACCGGACTCCGCCTCGCGCGCGGCGCTCACCCTCCTGGCCCAGCTCACCACCCCGGAAGCCGGCGAGCGGGAATCGAACCCCAGGCCGGTCGCCGGTCAAAGCCCCCGGCGATAG
- a CDS encoding MBL fold metallo-hydrolase yields MNQTLTLGSVDVTRVLEYTGATRPPEAMFPGLDRATWRAHEDWLAPAFWNPATDLLQTCVQTWVLRTADETILIDTGVGNHKQRPGAPAFDRLDTDFLTRLRAAGTEPEDVTTVVLTHLHADHVGWNTRLVGGDWVPTFPNATYLLTRADFEYWHPEGGHRPRLAAANEGVFDDSIRPVERAGQLRLWEDVLELGHGLRLEAAPGHTPGSAILTLTSGRDHALFVGDLLHNPIQIVAPDLSSCFCEDPSAASTTRRRTLARAAGQHALVFPAHLGGGLAVEVTEAGPGFAVRRWGFGQ; encoded by the coding sequence ATGAATCAGACTTTGACGCTGGGATCGGTCGACGTCACCCGGGTCCTGGAGTACACGGGCGCGACCCGGCCGCCGGAGGCGATGTTCCCGGGACTCGACCGCGCCACCTGGCGAGCGCACGAGGACTGGCTGGCGCCGGCCTTCTGGAACCCGGCCACCGACCTGCTCCAGACCTGCGTGCAGACCTGGGTCCTGCGCACCGCCGACGAGACGATCCTCATCGACACCGGCGTCGGCAACCACAAGCAACGACCGGGGGCACCCGCGTTCGACCGGCTCGACACCGATTTCCTCACCCGGCTGCGGGCCGCCGGCACCGAACCGGAAGACGTGACCACCGTCGTTCTCACGCACCTGCACGCCGATCACGTCGGCTGGAACACCCGCCTCGTCGGCGGCGACTGGGTGCCGACGTTCCCGAACGCCACCTACCTGCTGACCCGGGCGGACTTCGAGTACTGGCACCCGGAAGGCGGTCACCGGCCGCGTCTCGCCGCGGCCAACGAGGGCGTCTTCGACGACAGCATCCGGCCGGTCGAGAGGGCCGGGCAGCTTCGGCTGTGGGAGGACGTCCTCGAACTGGGCCACGGGCTGCGCCTCGAGGCCGCGCCCGGCCACACACCCGGCTCCGCGATCCTGACCCTCACCTCCGGCCGGGACCACGCCCTGTTCGTCGGTGACCTGCTGCACAACCCGATTCAGATCGTGGCGCCGGACCTGAGCAGCTGCTTCTGCGAGGACCCCTCGGCCGCGAGCACGACCCGGCGGCGCACCCTCGCCAGGGCAGCAGGGCAGCACGCGCTGGTGTTCCCCGCGCACCTGGGCGGCGGCCTCGCGGTGGAGGTCACCGAGGCCGGGCCGGGCTTCGCGGTGCGGCGCTGGGGCTTCGGGCAGTGA
- a CDS encoding organic hydroperoxide resistance protein, with protein sequence MSALYTTEAISTGDGRNGEVRTTDGVLDEVLAIPQEMGGPGGDKTNPEQLFAAGYAACFHNGLRVIAREEKVAVAGSTVTSTVSLLALDTGGFTLAVGLAVHLPGLEQATADKLVAATHQVCPYSNATRGNIDVTLTATV encoded by the coding sequence ATGTCCGCGCTCTACACCACCGAGGCGATCTCGACCGGCGACGGCCGCAACGGCGAGGTCCGCACCACCGACGGCGTGCTCGACGAGGTGCTCGCGATCCCCCAAGAGATGGGCGGTCCCGGCGGCGACAAGACCAACCCCGAGCAGCTGTTCGCGGCCGGGTACGCCGCGTGCTTCCACAATGGGCTGCGGGTGATCGCCCGCGAGGAGAAGGTCGCCGTCGCCGGGTCGACCGTGACGTCCACGGTGAGCCTGCTGGCCCTGGACACCGGCGGCTTCACACTCGCGGTCGGGCTGGCGGTGCACCTGCCCGGGCTGGAGCAGGCCACGGCCGACAAGCTCGTCGCGGCCACCCACCAGGTGTGCCCGTACTCCAACGCCACCCGAGGCAACATCGACGTGACCCTGACCGCGACGGTGTGA
- a CDS encoding carboxylesterase/lipase family protein, giving the protein MTTRISLTTRVTGGLVRGAATPTGVVFHSIPYAAPPAGPRRFAPPAAAAPWTGVRDASAAGPSAPTPRRSFGTLDLTPILGTGRHTGDDYLTATVSTPDPHAGGLPVLVFVHGGGLTAGTGSAEVYDGSSFTRDGVVLVTLNYRLGVSGWLDVPDAPANRGLLDVLAGLRWVAENIASFGGDAARVTVAGQSAGAMIVAALLACPAAEGLFQRAISQSGSGDCAFERGQAALATRGISSLLGRDATAASLSDLGDDRLIELATALPPLDHAAHGFLDTAVGASPFKPVIDGVLLTGQPADTLRPGLGTDLLIGSTADEANLYTVPNGLSETAGEADLLAAARRRFPDPEARLDGYRELFPDKSPGQLLSRVITDAFTGGSRRLAAAHIARSQGHTFSYEFRWASSAYEGRLGACHGVELPFVFDRLDLRSLRGPRSLLGAGEPDFALADETHGAWIRFVKTGHPGWAPNIWRFFGELDKTRR; this is encoded by the coding sequence GTGACCACGCGCATCTCCCTGACCACACGAGTCACCGGCGGGCTGGTGCGGGGAGCCGCCACCCCGACCGGTGTCGTCTTCCACTCGATTCCCTACGCGGCACCACCCGCCGGCCCCCGGCGATTCGCGCCACCCGCGGCCGCCGCGCCCTGGACGGGGGTTCGTGACGCCTCCGCGGCCGGGCCGAGCGCCCCCACGCCGCGCCGGTCCTTCGGCACCCTGGACCTCACCCCGATCCTCGGCACGGGCCGGCACACCGGCGACGACTACCTCACGGCGACGGTCAGCACGCCCGATCCTCACGCCGGTGGCCTGCCGGTGCTGGTGTTCGTCCACGGTGGCGGCCTGACCGCGGGTACCGGGTCCGCCGAGGTGTACGACGGAAGCTCCTTCACCCGAGACGGCGTCGTGCTGGTCACGCTGAACTACCGGCTCGGCGTGAGCGGCTGGCTCGACGTCCCCGACGCCCCCGCCAACCGGGGGCTCCTCGATGTGCTCGCCGGCCTGCGCTGGGTGGCCGAGAACATCGCATCCTTCGGTGGTGACGCGGCCCGCGTGACGGTCGCGGGCCAGTCCGCCGGCGCGATGATCGTCGCCGCACTGCTGGCTTGCCCCGCGGCCGAAGGGCTGTTCCAGCGGGCGATCAGCCAAAGCGGCAGCGGGGACTGCGCGTTCGAGCGGGGCCAAGCGGCCTTGGCCACGCGAGGAATCTCGTCGCTGCTGGGCCGGGACGCCACCGCGGCGTCCTTGAGCGACCTGGGCGATGACCGGCTGATCGAGCTGGCCACCGCGCTACCGCCCCTCGACCACGCCGCACACGGCTTCCTCGACACCGCGGTGGGGGCCAGCCCGTTCAAACCGGTGATCGACGGCGTGCTGCTGACCGGTCAGCCGGCCGACACCCTTCGCCCCGGACTCGGCACCGATCTGCTGATCGGCAGTACCGCCGACGAGGCCAACCTCTACACCGTCCCGAACGGTTTGAGCGAGACCGCCGGTGAAGCTGATCTGCTGGCCGCGGCGCGACGCCGCTTTCCCGACCCGGAAGCCCGCCTGGACGGCTACCGCGAGCTGTTCCCGGACAAGTCCCCAGGTCAGCTGCTGTCCAGGGTCATCACCGACGCGTTCACCGGGGGCAGCCGCCGGCTGGCCGCAGCACATATCGCTCGTTCACAAGGCCACACGTTCTCCTACGAGTTCCGGTGGGCCTCCAGCGCCTACGAGGGCCGGCTGGGAGCGTGTCACGGGGTCGAGCTGCCCTTCGTGTTCGACCGGCTCGATCTGCGTTCCCTGCGTGGACCGCGCAGTCTGCTCGGCGCCGGAGAACCGGACTTCGCACTGGCAGACGAGACCCATGGCGCCTGGATCAGGTTCGTCAAGACCGGTCATCCCGGCTGGGCACCGAACATCTGGCGCTTCTTCGGGGAACTGGACAAAACTCGCCGGTGA
- a CDS encoding alpha/beta hydrolase: MLDPQAAEFLRMVAGSPPLDSIPVEVARAAAGDVAQLAGTQPEGVTAKDLTIAGVPVRLHLPSSEPGLPATIYLHGGGWVLGDLDSHHAVSADLARWSRASVVAVDYRRAPEDPFPAALDDVIAVVEELLGNGDKYGIDRTRVAIAGDSAGGNLATVVALRFHELVHQALIFPVTDAASVGSTESYRKFGEGHFLTTRDMEFFVDSYAGKTDPSDPRISPLRAPDLAGSPPATVVTAEYDPLRDEGEAYAARLADAGVAVELRRFDGQVHPFIALGGLIEDANVARRWIGERLAAAFRTH; the protein is encoded by the coding sequence ATGCTCGATCCACAAGCCGCCGAATTCCTTCGAATGGTCGCGGGATCGCCACCGCTGGACAGCATCCCCGTCGAAGTCGCTCGTGCCGCCGCCGGTGACGTCGCTCAGCTGGCAGGAACGCAACCTGAAGGCGTTACCGCCAAAGATCTCACTATCGCGGGGGTCCCCGTCAGGTTGCACCTGCCGAGTTCGGAACCCGGACTCCCGGCAACCATTTACCTCCACGGTGGCGGCTGGGTCCTGGGCGATCTCGACAGCCACCATGCGGTGTCGGCGGATCTGGCCCGCTGGTCCAGGGCCTCTGTAGTCGCAGTGGATTACCGGCGCGCCCCGGAGGATCCATTCCCTGCTGCTCTCGATGATGTGATCGCGGTTGTGGAGGAGTTGCTCGGCAACGGCGACAAGTACGGCATTGATCGCACGAGGGTCGCTATCGCCGGCGACAGTGCCGGCGGAAATCTGGCAACGGTCGTCGCGCTGCGATTCCACGAATTAGTACACCAGGCGCTGATCTTCCCGGTCACGGACGCGGCAAGTGTCGGCTCGACGGAGAGTTACCGCAAGTTCGGGGAGGGACACTTCCTGACGACTCGTGACATGGAATTCTTCGTCGACTCCTACGCCGGGAAGACAGACCCGTCGGATCCGAGGATTTCCCCGTTGCGTGCTCCTGACCTGGCCGGGTCTCCGCCGGCGACCGTGGTGACGGCCGAATACGATCCATTGCGCGACGAGGGTGAAGCCTATGCGGCCCGGCTCGCAGATGCCGGCGTGGCGGTAGAGCTCCGTCGTTTCGACGGACAGGTTCATCCCTTCATCGCCCTCGGCGGCTTGATCGAGGACGCGAATGTCGCCCGTCGTTGGATCGGGGAACGTCTCGCAGCGGCCTTCCGCACCCACTGA
- a CDS encoding CPBP family intramembrane glutamic endopeptidase: MPLLPNDSTTRNIPVKSSLLRLVLLGVVFFGVVLVNGLVNGAAGTVPVLGLFTGFIAAAGIVWFYRFVVRKVEHREADELSLQDVKGPGGKGFALGAGMFAVVVALIAVFGGYTITGWGSFGGMLSIFGLMASVSIAEELLFRGVLFRIVENLLGTWGALAISGALFGVIHLLNPHATLWGAISIAIEAGLMLGAAYAATRTLWAPIGLHFGWNFVQVGVFGGTASGGDHAYASLFQSVSDGPAVLTGGAFGPEASLVTILICLVPTLFFLRMAHRRGYIRARASHA; the protein is encoded by the coding sequence ATGCCGCTCTTGCCGAACGATTCGACGACCCGGAACATCCCGGTCAAGTCCTCTCTGCTTCGCTTGGTTCTGCTGGGCGTGGTCTTCTTCGGTGTGGTCTTGGTGAACGGCTTGGTGAACGGGGCGGCGGGCACGGTGCCGGTACTCGGGCTCTTCACCGGGTTCATCGCCGCGGCGGGGATCGTGTGGTTCTACCGGTTCGTCGTCCGGAAGGTCGAGCACCGGGAGGCGGACGAACTGTCGCTACAGGATGTGAAAGGTCCGGGCGGCAAGGGTTTCGCGCTCGGAGCCGGGATGTTCGCTGTCGTCGTCGCGTTGATCGCGGTGTTCGGCGGGTACACCATCACGGGGTGGGGTTCGTTTGGTGGCATGTTGTCGATTTTCGGGTTGATGGCTTCGGTCTCGATCGCCGAAGAACTGCTCTTCCGGGGTGTGTTGTTCCGCATCGTCGAGAACCTGCTCGGGACCTGGGGCGCGCTGGCGATCTCCGGTGCTCTGTTCGGCGTCATCCATCTGCTCAATCCCCACGCGACGCTGTGGGGCGCGATCTCCATCGCCATCGAGGCCGGCCTGATGCTCGGCGCCGCTTACGCCGCGACCCGGACCCTCTGGGCGCCGATCGGCCTGCACTTCGGCTGGAACTTCGTCCAGGTCGGCGTGTTCGGCGGTACCGCCTCAGGTGGCGACCACGCCTACGCCAGCCTGTTCCAGAGCGTCTCCGACGGCCCGGCCGTCCTCACGGGTGGCGCGTTCGGTCCGGAGGCCAGTCTGGTGACCATTCTCATCTGCCTCGTGCCCACGCTGTTCTTCCTGCGCATGGCCCACCGGCGCGGCTACATCCGCGCCCGCGCCTCCCACGCCTGA
- a CDS encoding MIP/aquaporin family protein: MHVALVRRLFAELAGTAILCTFGIGAAVAVTAASAGGGGLLIVALAHGLALAVAIYAFGATSGGHFNPTVTLALAARGKFAWREVPAYLVAQLLGGFLAAVLVYAAYTSTALDAGLGATSFGPSVSVAQAMLAEAVGAFILVIAVFALAVSPDAPRGVHGFGIGLALATQIMVFGPLTGASVNLARTLGPDVVLSLAGRSVPWSQLAAYLVAPLVGGLAAAFLHDLVTHRASAKTVTTEQV, from the coding sequence GTGCATGTCGCACTGGTTCGCCGTCTGTTCGCGGAGCTGGCCGGCACCGCAATCTTGTGCACATTCGGTATCGGCGCAGCCGTGGCGGTCACTGCCGCCTCGGCCGGCGGCGGAGGTCTGCTGATCGTCGCGCTGGCGCACGGTCTCGCGCTCGCCGTGGCCATCTACGCCTTCGGCGCGACATCCGGCGGCCATTTCAATCCCACGGTCACCCTCGCCCTGGCCGCGCGCGGCAAGTTCGCCTGGCGCGAGGTTCCCGCTTACCTGGTGGCTCAGCTTCTCGGCGGATTCCTCGCCGCGGTACTGGTCTACGCGGCGTACACGAGCACCGCACTCGACGCCGGCCTCGGCGCGACATCCTTCGGGCCGAGCGTCTCCGTTGCGCAGGCCATGCTCGCCGAAGCCGTGGGCGCCTTCATCCTGGTCATCGCCGTGTTCGCTTTGGCCGTCTCGCCGGACGCACCACGAGGCGTGCACGGGTTCGGCATCGGCTTGGCGTTGGCGACCCAGATCATGGTGTTCGGACCGCTCACCGGCGCATCGGTCAATCTGGCCCGCACCCTCGGCCCGGACGTCGTGCTGTCTCTGGCCGGCCGGAGCGTGCCCTGGTCCCAACTGGCCGCATACCTCGTCGCACCTCTCGTGGGTGGCCTGGCCGCGGCGTTCCTGCACGATCTCGTGACACACCGTGCATCAGCGAAAACCGTTACCACGGAACAGGTATGA
- a CDS encoding FAD-dependent oxidoreductase produces MVPLERTTCCVVGGGPAGMMLGLLLARAGVSVTVLEKHQDFLDDFRGDTVHPATLDLLDDLGLGARFAALPRSQVTEVVLPGEDGGLQRIGDFGLLSRIGVRHPYMTVVPQWDLLDLLAAAGREEPAFRLRMGAEATSVVRAHGRVVGVRYRSASGVGTQVEGEIRADLTVACDGRRSVLRAASGLPVREFEVPFDTWWFRLTRRKGEQSGALTRKAGLGSFAVVIPRPDYFQIGYVAPKGTDEQLRERGIAAFRAEVAGLVPEYADRVGELVSMDDVKHLDVQFNRLRQWHVDGLLCIGDAAHAMSPVGGMGVNLAIQDAVATATLLAERLRRGTVSGRDLAGVRRRRLPATLLVQALQRIMHADLAGPLRTGTLAGPPGPMLAAVRRFPVLQALGAYLIGVGFRPERAPAFARRAPTPS; encoded by the coding sequence ATGGTTCCGTTGGAGCGGACGACGTGTTGTGTGGTCGGCGGCGGCCCGGCCGGGATGATGCTCGGGTTGCTGCTTGCCCGTGCCGGTGTTTCCGTCACAGTGCTGGAGAAGCATCAGGACTTCTTGGACGACTTCCGAGGCGATACGGTCCACCCGGCAACTCTGGACCTGCTCGACGACCTGGGTTTGGGCGCGCGGTTCGCGGCGTTGCCGCGCTCTCAGGTCACTGAGGTGGTTTTGCCCGGGGAGGACGGCGGGCTGCAGCGAATCGGCGATTTCGGTTTGTTGAGCAGGATTGGTGTCCGTCATCCGTACATGACGGTCGTTCCTCAATGGGATCTGCTCGATCTGCTCGCCGCCGCTGGGCGGGAGGAGCCGGCGTTCCGGTTGCGGATGGGTGCCGAGGCGACCTCGGTCGTCCGGGCGCACGGTCGTGTCGTCGGCGTCCGGTACCGGTCGGCGTCCGGTGTCGGTACCCAGGTCGAGGGGGAGATCCGGGCCGATCTCACGGTCGCCTGCGATGGCCGTCGTTCTGTTCTGCGTGCGGCGTCGGGGCTGCCGGTGAGGGAGTTCGAAGTTCCGTTCGACACCTGGTGGTTTCGACTTACGCGCCGGAAAGGTGAACAGAGTGGCGCGCTGACCCGCAAGGCCGGTCTGGGGAGCTTCGCGGTGGTCATTCCGCGGCCAGACTACTTCCAGATCGGTTACGTCGCGCCAAAAGGGACCGATGAGCAGTTGCGGGAACGCGGCATCGCGGCGTTCCGGGCCGAGGTCGCCGGACTCGTCCCGGAGTACGCCGATCGGGTCGGCGAGCTGGTCTCGATGGACGACGTCAAGCACCTGGATGTCCAGTTCAACCGGCTCCGCCAGTGGCACGTCGATGGGCTGTTGTGCATTGGCGACGCCGCACATGCGATGTCGCCGGTCGGCGGTATGGGTGTCAACCTGGCCATCCAGGATGCGGTGGCGACCGCGACACTACTGGCTGAGCGGCTTCGTCGCGGCACAGTCAGTGGCAGGGACCTCGCGGGCGTGCGCCGACGTCGGTTGCCGGCGACGTTGCTGGTTCAGGCGTTGCAGCGGATCATGCACGCAGATCTCGCCGGCCCGCTCCGAACCGGAACGTTGGCCGGCCCGCCGGGACCGATGCTTGCTGCGGTCCGGCGGTTCCCGGTCTTGCAGGCGTTGGGCGCTTATCTCATCGGAGTCGGATTTCGGCCGGAGCGTGCACCGGCGTTCGCCCGCCGTGCGCCGACGCCGTCCTGA
- a CDS encoding winged helix-turn-helix transcriptional regulator, with protein MTTSKAVTEKTTSWDPYARGCPSRDLLDRIGDKWSILVLGELGKQGPSRFTQLRNRLSGVSEKMLTQTLRALERDGLVWRTIHPAVPVRVEYGLTPLGETLRVPLKALTEWSVQHLPEVLAAHDAYDDRDKHAG; from the coding sequence GTGACGACCAGCAAGGCTGTGACCGAGAAGACAACGTCGTGGGACCCGTATGCGCGCGGCTGCCCCTCACGGGATCTGCTCGACCGGATCGGCGACAAATGGTCGATCCTGGTGCTGGGCGAGCTCGGCAAGCAAGGGCCGAGCCGGTTCACCCAGCTGCGCAACCGGCTCTCGGGCGTGAGCGAGAAGATGCTCACCCAAACACTGCGCGCCCTCGAGCGCGACGGCCTGGTCTGGCGGACGATCCACCCGGCGGTGCCGGTGCGCGTCGAGTACGGGCTGACTCCGCTGGGCGAAACCCTGCGGGTGCCGCTGAAGGCGCTCACGGAGTGGTCGGTGCAGCACCTGCCGGAGGTTCTCGCCGCCCACGACGCCTACGACGACCGCGACAAGCACGCCGGCTGA